From Melopsittacus undulatus isolate bMelUnd1 chromosome 19, bMelUnd1.mat.Z, whole genome shotgun sequence, a single genomic window includes:
- the LOC101877092 gene encoding excitatory amino acid transporter 5-like isoform X2 codes for MWEQVRRALLDSLSTSCLRLWKWARAFWQRNGLLTLSMLSVVTGCLLGFLLRALELTELEKQYFSFPGELLMRMLKMLILPLITSSLMSGLATMDTKACGKMGVLTITYYLWTTFMAVTVGIILVVSIHPGAAAQKDKYSVGTAVLSSADALLDLIRNMFPSNLVEASFQQYRTVLVPVVKSPGIPNVPGKTLSFIYFAPDDENPEIHRPVFLELTPSPEVTYRTLPGTSNEMNVLGIVIFSATIGLLLGRMGERGAPLVNVCQCLNEAVMKIVSMAVWYFPFGIVFLIAGKILEMEDPSVIGQRLGLYVITVVSGLAIHGIIILPLLFVLITKKNPFAFIQGMLQALLIALATSSSSATLPITLKCLLENNGIDRRVARFVLPVGATINMDGTALYEAVAAIFIAQVNEYDLDLGQIITISITATAASIGAAGIPQSGLVTMVIVLTSVGLPTDDITLIIAVDWALDRFRTMTNVLGDALAAGIIAHVCEKDFTPKAPVVRVACLGSQGDPTDTTHNVIEVMEESLFGQTGVHYNICQV; via the exons ATGTGGGAGCAGGTCAGGAGAGCTTTGCTGGACTCGCTGTCCACGTCCTGCCTGCGGCTCTGGAAGTGGGCACGGGCTTTCTGGCAGAGAAATGGCCTCCTGACGCTTTCCATGCTGTCGGTTGTCACCGGCTGCCTGCTGGGCTTCCTGCTGCGAGCACTGGAGCTGACAGAGCTG GAGAAGCagtatttctcctttcctggagAGCTCCTTATGAggatgttgaagatgctgatccTACCCTTGATCACCTCCAG CCTCATGTCCGGGCTGGCCACCATGGACACCAAGGCCTGTGGGAAGATGGGGGTTCTCACCATCACCTACTACCTCTGGACAACCTTCATGGCAGTGACCGTGGGCATCATCCTCGTGGTCAGCATCCACCCGGGCGCAGCTGCCCAGAAGGACAAGTACTCGGTGGGGACTGCGGTGCTGAGCTCTGCGGATGCGCTGCTGGATTTGATCAG AAATATGTTTCCCTCTAACCTCGTTGAAGCTTCATTCCAGCAG TATCGAACAGTCCTGGTCCCGGTGGTGAAGTCTCCTGGCATCCCAAATGTCCCAGGGAAAACTCTCAGTTTTATCTACTTTGCACCTGACGATGAGAACCCTGAAATCCATCGGCCTGTGTTCCTGGAGCTGACACCATCTCCTGAGGTGACCTACAGGACCCTGCCTGGGACCAGCAACGAGATGAACGTCCTGGGAATCGTCATCTTCTCAGCGACAATCG GACTGCTCCTGGGAAGAATGGGCGAGCGGGGAGCGCCGCTGGTGAACGTGTGCCAGTGCCTGAATGAGGCTGTTATGAAGATTGTCTCCATGGCAGTTTG GTACTTCCCCTTCGGCATCGTGTTTCTCATTGCTGGAAAGATCCTGGAGATGGAAGACCCATCAGTTATAGGCCAGAGGCTGGGGCTTTATGTCATTACAGTGGTGTCAGGACTGGCCATCCATGGAATCATTATCTTACCTCTGCTTTTTGTGCTCATCACCAAGAAAAACCCCTTTGCTTTCAtccaggggatgctgcaggctctgctcaTCGCCTTAGCTACCTCCTCCAG ctctgcaacCTTGCCCATCACCCTGAAGTGTCTCCTGGAGAACAATGGGATAGACCGACGCGTGGCACGGTTCGTCCTCCCCGTCGGTGCCACCATCAACATGGATGGCACCGCACTCTATGAAGCGGTCGCTGCAATCTTTATTGCCCAGGTCAATGAATATGACTTGGATTTGGGACAAATTATAACCATCAG CATCACAGCTACAGCAGCCAGCATAGGGGCAGCCGGGATCCCCCAGTCCGGACTTGTCACCATGGTCATCGTGCTCACTTCTGTTGGGCTGCCCACAGACGACATCACCCTCATCATCGCCGTGGACTGGGCTCT GGACCGATTCCGGACGATGACCAATGTCCTTGGTGATGCTCTGGCTGCTGGGATCATAGCACACGTCTGTGAGAAGGACTTCACTCCAAAGGCTCCTGTGGTACGTGTTGCTTGCCTGGGCTCGCAGGGTGACCCCACAGACACAACCC ACAACGTGATCGAAGTGATGGAAGAAAGCTTGTTTGGTCAGACAGGAGTTCATTATAACATCTGCCAGGTGTAG
- the ELAVL1 gene encoding ELAV-like protein 1 isoform X2, whose protein sequence is MSNGYEDHMAEDCRDDIGRTNLIVNYLPQNMTQDELRSLFSSIGEVESAKLIRDKVAGHSLGYGFVNYVTAKDAERAINTLNGLRLQSKTIKVSYARPSSEVIKDANLYISGLPRSMTQKDVEDMFSRFGRIINSRVLVDQTTGLSRGVAFIRFDKRSEAEEAITNFNGHKPPGSSEPITVKFAANPNQNKNVALLSQLCHSPARRFGGPVHHQAQRFRFSPMGVDHMSGLSGVNVPGNASSGWCIFIYNLGQDADEGILWQMFGPFGAVTNVKVIRDFNTNKCKGFGFVTMTNYEEAAMAIASLNGYRLGDKILQVSFKTNKSHK, encoded by the exons ATGTCTAATGGTTATGAAGATCACATGGCTGAAGATTGCAGGGACGATATTGGTAGGACAAATCTCATTGTGAACTACCTCCCTCAGAACATGACACAGGATGAGTTGCGGAGTCTATTTAGCAGCATCGGTGAAGTTGAATCTGCAAAACTTATTCGGGACAAAGTTGCAG GACACAGCTTAGGCTATGGCTTTGTGAACTACGTTACTGCAAAAGATGCTGAAAGAGCAATAAACACACTGAATGGCCTCAGACTTCAGTCAAAAACTATCAAG GTTTCCTATGCTCGTCCAAGTTCTGAAGTTATCAAGGATGCTAATTTATATATCAGTGGGCTACCACGGTCAATGACACAGAAAGATGTAGAAGATATGTTTTCACGCTTTGGCCGCATCATCAACTCCCGCGTGCTTGTGGATCAAACTACAG GTTTGTCCAGAGGGGTCGCATTTATCCGGTTTGACAAAAGGTCAGAAGCAGAAGAGGCAATTACAAATTTCAATGGTCACAAACCCCCAGGTTCCTCCGAACCCATTACAGTGAAGTTTGCAGCCAATCCTAACCAGAACAAAAATGTGGCTCTGTTATCCCAGCTGTGTCATTCACCAGCTAGAAGGTTCGGAGGGCCAGTGCATCACCAGGCGCAAAGATTCAG GTTCTCTCCTATGGGTGTAGATCACATGAGTGGGCTTTCTGGTGTAAATGTTCCAGGAAACGCATCTTCTGGCTGGTGTATCTTCATCTACAACCTTGGTCAAGATGCTGATGAGGGAATCCTCTGGCAGATGTTTGGCCCCTTTGGTGCGGTTACCAATGTGAAAGTTATTCGAGATTTCAACACCAACAAGtgcaaaggttttggttttgtgaccATGACAAACTATGAAGAAGCTGCAATGGCCATAGCAAGTCTTAATGGCTACCGCCTGGGGGACAAAATCTTACAGGTTTCCTTCAAAACCAACAAGTCCCACAAATAA
- the LOC101877092 gene encoding excitatory amino acid transporter 5-like isoform X1 gives MWEQVRRALLDSLSTSCLRLWKWARAFWQRNGLLTLSMLSVVTGCLLGFLLRALELTELEKQYFSFPGELLMRMLKMLILPLITSSLMSGLATMDTKACGKMGVLTITYYLWTTFMAVTVGIILVVSIHPGAAAQKDKYSVGTAVLSSADALLDLIRNMFPSNLVEASFQQYRTVLVPVVKSPGIPNVPGKTLSFIYFAPDDENPEIHRPVFLELTPSPEVTYRTLPGTSNEMNVLGIVIFSATIGLLLGRMGERGAPLVNVCQCLNEAVMKIVSMAVWYFPFGIVFLIAGKILEMEDPSVIGQRLGLYVITVVSGLAIHGIIILPLLFVLITKKNPFAFIQGMLQALLIALATSSSSATLPITLKCLLENNGIDRRVARFVLPVGATINMDGTALYEAVAAIFIAQVNEYDLDLGQIITISITATAASIGAAGIPQSGLVTMVIVLTSVGLPTDDITLIIAVDWALDRFRTMTNVLGDALAAGIIAHVCEKDFTPKAPVQDAGSSTTKLPSGEASHPQPKDNVIEVMEESLFGQTGVHYNICQV, from the exons ATGTGGGAGCAGGTCAGGAGAGCTTTGCTGGACTCGCTGTCCACGTCCTGCCTGCGGCTCTGGAAGTGGGCACGGGCTTTCTGGCAGAGAAATGGCCTCCTGACGCTTTCCATGCTGTCGGTTGTCACCGGCTGCCTGCTGGGCTTCCTGCTGCGAGCACTGGAGCTGACAGAGCTG GAGAAGCagtatttctcctttcctggagAGCTCCTTATGAggatgttgaagatgctgatccTACCCTTGATCACCTCCAG CCTCATGTCCGGGCTGGCCACCATGGACACCAAGGCCTGTGGGAAGATGGGGGTTCTCACCATCACCTACTACCTCTGGACAACCTTCATGGCAGTGACCGTGGGCATCATCCTCGTGGTCAGCATCCACCCGGGCGCAGCTGCCCAGAAGGACAAGTACTCGGTGGGGACTGCGGTGCTGAGCTCTGCGGATGCGCTGCTGGATTTGATCAG AAATATGTTTCCCTCTAACCTCGTTGAAGCTTCATTCCAGCAG TATCGAACAGTCCTGGTCCCGGTGGTGAAGTCTCCTGGCATCCCAAATGTCCCAGGGAAAACTCTCAGTTTTATCTACTTTGCACCTGACGATGAGAACCCTGAAATCCATCGGCCTGTGTTCCTGGAGCTGACACCATCTCCTGAGGTGACCTACAGGACCCTGCCTGGGACCAGCAACGAGATGAACGTCCTGGGAATCGTCATCTTCTCAGCGACAATCG GACTGCTCCTGGGAAGAATGGGCGAGCGGGGAGCGCCGCTGGTGAACGTGTGCCAGTGCCTGAATGAGGCTGTTATGAAGATTGTCTCCATGGCAGTTTG GTACTTCCCCTTCGGCATCGTGTTTCTCATTGCTGGAAAGATCCTGGAGATGGAAGACCCATCAGTTATAGGCCAGAGGCTGGGGCTTTATGTCATTACAGTGGTGTCAGGACTGGCCATCCATGGAATCATTATCTTACCTCTGCTTTTTGTGCTCATCACCAAGAAAAACCCCTTTGCTTTCAtccaggggatgctgcaggctctgctcaTCGCCTTAGCTACCTCCTCCAG ctctgcaacCTTGCCCATCACCCTGAAGTGTCTCCTGGAGAACAATGGGATAGACCGACGCGTGGCACGGTTCGTCCTCCCCGTCGGTGCCACCATCAACATGGATGGCACCGCACTCTATGAAGCGGTCGCTGCAATCTTTATTGCCCAGGTCAATGAATATGACTTGGATTTGGGACAAATTATAACCATCAG CATCACAGCTACAGCAGCCAGCATAGGGGCAGCCGGGATCCCCCAGTCCGGACTTGTCACCATGGTCATCGTGCTCACTTCTGTTGGGCTGCCCACAGACGACATCACCCTCATCATCGCCGTGGACTGGGCTCT GGACCGATTCCGGACGATGACCAATGTCCTTGGTGATGCTCTGGCTGCTGGGATCATAGCACACGTCTGTGAGAAGGACTTCACTCCAAAGGCTCCTGTG caAGATGCAGGAAGCAGCACAACCAAACTCCCTTCTGGGGAGGCCTCACACCCACAGCCCAAAGACAACGTGATCGAAGTGATGGAAGAAAGCTTGTTTGGTCAGACAGGAGTTCATTATAACATCTGCCAGGTGTAG
- the ELAVL1 gene encoding ELAV-like protein 1 isoform X1, producing MSNGYEDHMAEDCRDDIGRTNLIVNYLPQNMTQDELRSLFSSIGEVESAKLIRDKVAGHSLGYGFVNYVTAKDAERAINTLNGLRLQSKTIKVSYARPSSEVIKDANLYISGLPRSMTQKDVEDMFSRFGRIINSRVLVDQTTGLSRGVAFIRFDKRSEAEEAITNFNGHKPPGSSEPITVKFAANPNQNKNVALLSQLCHSPARRFGGPVHHQAQRFRSAENQELPPPCSWQRAARVPLLSGLHITSGTPQFGNPWFSPMGVDHMSGLSGVNVPGNASSGWCIFIYNLGQDADEGILWQMFGPFGAVTNVKVIRDFNTNKCKGFGFVTMTNYEEAAMAIASLNGYRLGDKILQVSFKTNKSHK from the exons ATGTCTAATGGTTATGAAGATCACATGGCTGAAGATTGCAGGGACGATATTGGTAGGACAAATCTCATTGTGAACTACCTCCCTCAGAACATGACACAGGATGAGTTGCGGAGTCTATTTAGCAGCATCGGTGAAGTTGAATCTGCAAAACTTATTCGGGACAAAGTTGCAG GACACAGCTTAGGCTATGGCTTTGTGAACTACGTTACTGCAAAAGATGCTGAAAGAGCAATAAACACACTGAATGGCCTCAGACTTCAGTCAAAAACTATCAAG GTTTCCTATGCTCGTCCAAGTTCTGAAGTTATCAAGGATGCTAATTTATATATCAGTGGGCTACCACGGTCAATGACACAGAAAGATGTAGAAGATATGTTTTCACGCTTTGGCCGCATCATCAACTCCCGCGTGCTTGTGGATCAAACTACAG GTTTGTCCAGAGGGGTCGCATTTATCCGGTTTGACAAAAGGTCAGAAGCAGAAGAGGCAATTACAAATTTCAATGGTCACAAACCCCCAGGTTCCTCCGAACCCATTACAGTGAAGTTTGCAGCCAATCCTAACCAGAACAAAAATGTGGCTCTGTTATCCCAGCTGTGTCATTCACCAGCTAGAAGGTTCGGAGGGCCAGTGCATCACCAGGCGCAAAGATTCAG GTCAGCAGAGAATCAGGAACTGCCACCCCCATGTTCTTGGCAGAGAGCAGCACGTGTACCACTTTTAAGTGGTTTGCATATCACCAGTGGTACACCACAGTTTGGGAACCCCTG GTTCTCTCCTATGGGTGTAGATCACATGAGTGGGCTTTCTGGTGTAAATGTTCCAGGAAACGCATCTTCTGGCTGGTGTATCTTCATCTACAACCTTGGTCAAGATGCTGATGAGGGAATCCTCTGGCAGATGTTTGGCCCCTTTGGTGCGGTTACCAATGTGAAAGTTATTCGAGATTTCAACACCAACAAGtgcaaaggttttggttttgtgaccATGACAAACTATGAAGAAGCTGCAATGGCCATAGCAAGTCTTAATGGCTACCGCCTGGGGGACAAAATCTTACAGGTTTCCTTCAAAACCAACAAGTCCCACAAATAA
- the PRAM1 gene encoding PML-RARA-regulated adapter molecule 1 — protein MGGEDEIYDDVEPAGLIRRAQGFPLSSTCQAPATPCPRGGGDAGRASNGFALLAAAQREAQVPRKMKPMTLKECKKEEKADREFQKRFKFEGSINVLTQMMVDPAVTEKRGGGKNLPLRRGEILDVLQFTNQEQILCRNSQRRYGYVPRAVMLHLDTDIYDDVEIYG, from the exons ATGGG GGGTGAAGATGAGATATATGATGATGTGGAGCCTGCTGGGCTCATCAGGAGAGCCCAAGGATTCCCACTGTCCTCCACGTGCCAGGCACCAGCAACTCCCTGCCCCAGAGGAG GTGGAGACGCCGGTCGAGCCTCCAATGGGTTTGCCTTGCTGGCGGCTGCACAGAG AGAAGCCCAGGTCCCCCGGAAGATGAAGCCAATGACACTCAAGGAAtgcaagaaggaagagaaggcagaCAGGGAGTTTCAGAAGAGATTCAAG TTTGAAGGAAGCATCAATGTCCTGACTCAGATGATGGTGGACCCTGCGGTGACAGAGAAAAGGGGCGGAGGGAAGAACCTGCCGCTGAGACGAGGAGAGATTCTCGATGTTCTTCAGTTTACAAACCAGGAGCAAATCCTCTGCAGGAACAGCCAGAGGAGGT ATGGCTACGTGCCCCGGGCTGTGATGCTACACCT GGACACTGACATCTATGATGATGTTGAGATTTACG GGTGA
- the POLE4 gene encoding DNA polymerase epsilon subunit 4 yields the protein MAAAVPVPVPEAAGPGPGPGEEAAAGPLCPGSARGARLPLARVKALVKADPDVSLASHEAVFVLARAAELFVETIAKDAYVYAQQGKRKTLQRKDLDNAIEAIDEFAFLEGTLD from the exons ATGGCGGCGGCTGTGCCGGTGCCGGTACCGGAGGCGGcagggccggggccggggccgggggagGAGGCGGCGGCAGGGCCGCTGTGCCCGGGCTCGGCCCGCGGGGCTCGGCTGCCGCTGGCGCGGGTGAAGGCGCTGGTGAAGGCAGACCCGGACGTGAGCCTGGCGAGCCACGAGGCCGTGTTCGTGCTGGCGCGGGCCGCG GAGCTGTTTGTTGAAACCATCGCCAAAGATGCTTATGTGTATGCTCagcaagggaaaaggaaaactctGCAGAGAAAAGACCTGG ATAACGCCATTGAAGCTATTGATGAATTTGCTTTTCTGGAAG GTACCTTGGATTGA